The following are encoded together in the Phaseolus vulgaris cultivar G19833 chromosome 9, P. vulgaris v2.0, whole genome shotgun sequence genome:
- the LOC137823038 gene encoding palmitoyl-acyl carrier protein thioesterase, chloroplastic-like, which yields MAAISNIRLQFPRNLNDSKKNVRFYAPCNITNVFNNKRRFLSVTANYSESPRKMDTANRVNVNGTHVAEAPLQAGKFAKESAADEAIVTSLRGRFVEDKFVFRQIFVIRSYEIGPDKTATMETLMNFLQETALNHVTSSGIGGEGFGATREMSLRKLIWVVTRIQLQVQKYNKWGDEIEVDTWVDAAGKNGMRRDWIIRDHYTKEIITRATSTWVIMNRQTRRLSKIPEEVKQELVPFYLNRLAVPTEEVDCERIDKLTDDTAERIRSGLAPRWNDMDANQHVNNVKYIGWILESVPIEVLEHYNMTSMTLEYRRECTQSNIVESMTSPTERVFESNNNSKNRKPDLQYTHLLRLQHDKADVVRARTEWNFKQNQQ from the exons ATGGCCGCAATCAGCAACATCCGTTTACAATTCCCACGGAATTTAAACGATTCTAAGAAGAATGTGAGGTTTTATGCTCCATGCAATATTACTAACGTGTTTAATAATAAACGAAGATTCTTGTCGGTGACCGCAAATTATAGTGAAAGTCCTCGAAAAATGGACACTGCCAACAGAGTAAATGTGAATGGAACACACGTGGCAGAGGCTCCTCTACAAGCAGGAAAGTTCGCCAAAGAAAGTGCAGCAGATGAAGCTATTGTTACCAGCTTGCGTGGAAGGTTTGTGGAGGATAAGTTTGTATTTAGGCAAATTTTTGTTATCAGGTCTTACGAAATTGGACCAGATAAAACTGCCACCATGGAGACACTCATGAATTTTCTTCAG gAAACTGCTTTAAATCATGTCACTAGCTCTGGGATTGGGGGAGAAGGATTTGGAGCAACCCGCGAGATGAGCCTTCGAAAGCTCATTTGGGTTGTTACTCGTATTCAACTTCAAGTTCAGAAATATAACAAATG GGGAGACGAAATTGAAGTTGATACTTGGGTCGATGCAGCAGGAAAGAATGGAATGCGAAGAGATTGGATAATCAGGGATCACTACACCAAAGAGATCATAACAAGAGCCACAAG CACATGGGTGATCATGAATAGACAAACAAGAAGACTTTCCAAGATCCCTGAAGAGGTTAAACAAGAGCTTGTTCCTTTTTACCTAAACAGGCTTGCCGTTCCTACCGAAGAAGTAGATTGTGAGAGAATAGACAAACTCACTGATGACACAGCTGAGAGAATCCGATCTGGGTTGGCT CCAAGGTGGAATGACATGGACGCTAACCAGCATGTCAACAATGTGAAATACATTGGATGGATTTTAGAG AGTGTGCCAATTGAAGTTCTAGAGCATTATAATATGACAAGCATGACTTTGGAGTATCGACGTGAATGCACACAATCAAATATTGTGGAATCAATGACGTCTCCAACAGAAAGAGTTTTTGAGTCCAATAATAATTCCAAGAACAGAAAACCGGACCTGCAATACACACACTTGCTTCGTCTGCAACATGATAAAGCAGACGTTGTTCGAGCCAGAACTGAGTGGAATTTCAAGCAAAACCAACAGTGA